The DNA region CTGAATTTGCATACTGGAAAGCCCacatccaaacatcattctCAACCACACTAAACGGCATTTCATGAACCATAATAGCAGAAGCAATGATTTCCCTCATCTTTTCATTATTGTATCTAGCACCAGAATTCAGAAACGGGTTACCTGAGTTACAAGGCTGAAATGGTATGGTACTTTGCTTCTTTTCACTAGCCAAATGCACTCTCCTTTGTAAGCAAATTTCTGAATGTCTTCTCAGATGGCTAGTACTGGCTCCTTTCCCACCTGTAGACAATTTCTCTTTGCAATATCTGCAAACTGCTTTCTTTGCACCCCCGGTAATTTCAATTTCATCAAAATCTGCCCAAACTGGAGAtgttttcttcctctttttcttgGTTACCAATTCTTCACCGACCTGATCTTGGACTTGTTCACCATCTTGTGCGTTATCTTGCTGTTGACTTGCCTCTGGTTGGACATGCTCGTTCACCTCAACAACAATAGGATTGCTCTCAAGTGGAGTAGACATTTGTGAATCTGTAACAAAAATAGAACAATGaggatttttgttttaaaaattattgATTATTTCTGTACCTAGAATAGAACACAATATTCATCTAATCGAGTTCATTGATAAAATATGACAGAAAATAAATTGTTACATAAGTAAAAAGTTCAAGTTATACAATATGCAATGAACTGTCCCAGGAAATTGTGAAAAGTGTAATCTCTAACTTGCAATTGTCATTACCACTAAAGGGGCGATGCAGAGAAATTAGGGCCGGCTcatggagatggagatggagaatGGAGAGAGTGAGAGTCTAAGAGAAAGAGTCAGAATTAGAAAGGCAACTTTATTCACAATTAATAAGAATTTGAAAGCAAATAGAAGGTCAAGGGTTACTCAAGTCTCATGATTCAAGAAAGAAAACGGCTGAAATAAATCAGGTGAAGCGTTGGACTTGGATACTGGAAGTTGGAAGGTGATATAtactttaataaataaatattatattatatgagTTAATATATTAAACAGGCCGGCCTGATAGGCCTAGAAGGCTTTTTTATAAGCCCAAGCCTGATCTATTTAATTAAATAGGCTTCTTAAAAAGCTTGAACCTAGCCTTTTTATTAAATAGGCCGGGCCAGGCCAGGCCTTAAACAGGCCAGGCCATAAGCCCCTTTCGGCGGCctggcctattcccacccctacaTATAGAGGCCCTAAATAAAGGGAGGGAACAAAGCCATTTCATTTTCCCCACACGAGTTCCAGTGGTTATCGCTCACTTTCCAAGCTACTCCGTTGTGCCTTTTTTCCCTTCTCAATCGTTTCTCCTACATCAACAATGGTTCCTCCTCCACCAAGCCTATTTTCTAGTGAgtctcttcatcttccattttacatttttttttacctaCATTATTGGACAAATGATTTTCTTAAACAAAATTGCACcttttaagtaaaaaaaaatcctttaTTAGTTTCAAATTTTCACTCTAGCCTCCTGACTCACATGATTCCATGGATGGAAACCACACCACCCGTTCCCGAAAAGCTTTAGGTAAGAGAGCATTTTCTTCTTCCCAACCCTATATGCTCAAATCAAAATAGGTTTACCGCCTCGCCTTCTTATGTAAACATTTTATGGGTACAGAGTGATATTTTTAACTAAAGAATCACATTACCTTTTCAATTAACGATTATGGTGATCAAATGATCATTTAACCATACATTTACAACGAACCGATATGCGATGCGCCAAAATAATGAGGCCCCCAATTTACTTGTATAAAACCATCTTCATTGAGTGAGAAGCCTAATTTCTATCAAGTGAGAAGAAATTACATGGGGGAAATTGTGACTTCTTAATTTTCCTGGTTACATCAGCAAATTGAGGACTAAAACCCTCATGTCAATGTAAAACCCTCCTATTCTTTTTTCATGTGGAATTACCTTCTGAATGAACACTGAAGATGCTTCTCCGGCGAACAGCCACCGCGCTTTTATCCCCAAACATCATCGCCGTTCAACTACTCCGCCGCCACCTCAGCACCAACCCCGTCTCTCCGGTAAACCCAGACGAGCTCCTCCGCGTGTGCACCGTCCTCTACCAGCAGCAAAACTCCCCCGAGCCAAGGTTCCGGTCAAAGCTCGCCGCCTGCGAGTTCGGTCTCACCCACGAGTTCTTCCTCCAGGTATGCAACAAATTCCCCTATTCATGGCGACCCGTCCACCGCTTCTTCCTCTACACGCAACAACACCCCACTTTCACCCACACCCCAATCTCCTTCAACAAGATGCTCGACGTTGTCGGAAAGTCTCGGAACATTGACCTCTTCTGGGAGCTTCTCTCCGACATCGCACGCCGTCGTTTCGCCACCGACAGGACCTTCGTGATTGCGCTGAGGACTTTAGGTGGTGCCAGGGAGCTGAAAAAGTGTGTCGAGGTTTTCCACTTGATGAACTCTAATGGGTATGGTTACAATTTGGAAACTTTGAACAAGGTGGTTGATGCAATGTGTGGGTACAAGCTTGTTGAAGAAGCTAAGTATGTTGTTTTGAAGCTGAAAGAGTGGGTTAAACCTGATGGGGTGTGTTACAAGCATTTGATTAGAGGGTTTTGTGATAAGGGTGATTTGATTGAGGCTTCTAAGATTTGGAACTTGATGGCTGATGAAGGGTTTGAGCCTGATGTTGAAGCTGTTGAGAAAATGATGGAGACCCTTTTCAAGGTTAATCAGGGTGGTGAGGCTTTGAAGCTCTTTGAGACAATGAGGTTGAAGAGGATGGATGAGCTTGGCCTTTCAACTTATAGGTTGGTGATTAAGTGGATGTGTAATAAGGGGATGATGTCCCAAGCTCAGAAGGTGTTTGAGGAAATGCGCGAGAGGGGTATTCAGATTGATAACTTGACTTTGGGGTCTGTTGTGTATGGGCTTCTAGCAAAACATAGGGTTAGAGAGGCTTATCAAATTGTAGACAGGATTGGTGTGATGGATATAAGTGTCTATCATGGGTTGATAAAAGGGCTTCTGAAGTTGAGAAGGGCGGGTGAAGCGACTCAGGTGTTTAGGGAGATGATAAAGAGAGGTTGTGAACCGACTATGCATACTTACATAATGCTGTTGCAGGGCCATTTGGGGAGGAGGGGAAGGAAGGGTACTGATCCACTTGTCAATTTTGACACTATTTTCGTGGGTGGTTTGGTGAAAGTGGGGAAGGCGCGGGAGTACATCAAGTATGTGGAGAGGGTGATGAACAGAGGATTGGAGGTGCCGAGGTTTGATTATAATAAGTTTTTGCATTACTTTTCAAATGAGGAAGGTGTGTTGATGTTTGAGGAGATGGGGAAAAAGTTGAGAGAAGTAGGGTTGGTTGATTTGGCAGACATTCTTGAGAGATATGGGCAGAAAATGGCTACTAGAGATAGGAGAAGGAATAGATGTCCGATAACTGAGGATAGTAATGACTGAtaaacatgttatgtatatctAAAGGCTAGAATTTGATGGAAAAATCCAAAGTTTAATTGCAATGAAATAGCAGATTGATGAAATATCAACATTTCTAAACTTAgtgatgatgatggagaaagCTAGCTTGAAGAAGCACATGATTAAAGGTTATATATGTGTTATATCATTGGTTATTTAGTGTCATAGACAAGTTTCTACTTTCTCCATCTCTTCAATACTTGGTGGTTTCTGTGAACCCATAATTTAGAAATAAAATGGTTTAGCTCAAGCTTGTTGCTAATTACTGCTCCCGAGTATCATTAGCTTATTTTCACTTGTTCCTATCATTCTTCTACTTTATTTTTGGgagtcactttttttttaatttggtaaGAAAAACATTAATAGGTTTCATATATCCAAGCTAATCCAACCTTAAAGATTGCTGTAGGCGCGCATTCATCTTTGAATTGTCCTCTATGGAACTTATTTAAGTAATTGGAATAAGCATATATTTTGCTGGCCTTATAAATTTCTACTCACAATTCTTTTGTCAGACCTTTGTTTTTGCTTCTAATACAATCAGAGTATTGAACTGTTAATATTTCTCTTGAGCAGTGGTATTGACTCTGTAGTTGGTCAATTCTTGCAATGCTTTTCAATATATAAATCATTCCTTTCCCCATATATAATGTTTAATTTCTCTGAATTGAAAGTGGTACTATAGTGCAGTGTTCTCTAATGCATTGGAAAATAGCAAACAATCAAACTCGTTTCGCATATATGAAGGTGCAACTCATTTATTCAGAATTCAGCGTTGCATGAAAGGCGCACCATTATCCTCAAGTATTCAGATTGTACGCTAAAAACATGGAGTTGAATCTTGGAAATGTGGGGTAAAAAGATAATGCTTTGATGGCTAAATGGAATGCAAGTTCCGTTTTCTTCTAGAGACCACCTCTTTATGGCATCAACCACAATGCTAACCAGATTCAAAAGAATGGTTTAGAGGGGGTGTCCATCTCACCCCAGTTCACGAATACACTGTGCAGTCTCTCTGAACCAGTGTGTCTGTGATTGAATCTGTGACAAATTGTATAGTCTCTCTTACTCTGGATTATTGATTTGCAACTATATGAAGTCTCGGGAGGACTTACAATCTTTCTAGTTAAGAACTTTACTCATTCCCCCCACAAACACCTCTTATTCATTTCAGGGTCCTCGTTGAAGTTGGGATTTTCTTTTAGCAAAGACTCATGTGGTGTAGGTTTTGCACATGATTATTTTAACTACAACTGCATTTCTACTATGCTCTTCGCAACTTTGTACATGTCAAATAATAATTTAACCACTCCTGCTAAATTGCACATGATTAAGAATTTACTATAAGGAATGAACTCTCAATCTCATTCTAGAATTTCGTGGCCATTTATATTCTTTAAAGTCCAATGATCAATAAAGAAATGAATAAGCACAATACAGATGCTACCAAGATATAAAATGAATGAATCACTACAAAcacctttgacaaaaaaataaaataaaaagaattggAGCTAACTTCAACGTGAACCTTCACCATCTACAGCTTTCCACATTCATCCCGACCCAATTGTGcaaaaagatgaaaaaagtGCCGGGGCTCAGCAATATATACAACCTGTGCCCTGTAAAAAAATCCCTTCTCTGAAATTGAACAATGAAATATTACAGTTCAGAACACAGATAAGTAGCAATACATTCTGATATGCAGTAAGAAAATTCCATTTATAAATTACTTGGAATCAATCCTTGGCTTGAACATTATTAACCAAAAATCCAAATATCAGTGCTTCTTGCAGAATTAAATTATCGACTTATTGTGGATGCTTCTTCACAACATCACGGAGTTTAGTATGACAAATATACAAAGATAGCACTAGTATAGCAGTAGTATAGAAAAGAATCCACATCCAGAATTAATGATCAATGCAGCATATACCATTCCCCACATGACAAAAAGTATTAACATTTAACTTTATACCAAATTAAATGCCCACCAGTATAGCAGAGAGTTTAGAAGATTTACCAGAACAAAAAATCATGTCCATCCTCCATGGTGATGAGACATGATAGTGCAGATCAatcattttttcaaaaatgGTTTCTGGCAAACAAGAAGCCGTTGGTCACTGCCATTCTGAAGATCAATTAACCTTGCTTCCCAGCTTACTTGTGCTGCAAGTGTGCGAGCCATCTCTATAGCTCCAACGTTATCAGATAGAATCACCCATCCCTACCAATTCATGTAATGGTATGTCAACATATTTGGCTTCGCATACCATTCCCAATGTATTGACACTATAAATTACTTAAATTCAAAgaaaaaatcataataaattCTAAAGAATTGTTTTGATTGTTCACTGCACAAAGAAATGAGCATCCGTGCTTAGAGCCAAATGCTAAGAATCTATCACTCATCATGCTGGGGgacatgtcaaaatttaaaaaatgttgaaacttgaaaggaaGAAGAATGACTGTTCTGCCaataattgatatatttttaACATACTGATAATACAAAAAAGAAGTTAGCAAACTGATCATTCCAGCACAAAGTCATGACAATAAATAGAAGGGAGGAACATTGTACCTCTGGTCGCAGTATTCTATCCATTTCCAAAAATAAGTTTATCATGCTGCACCTCTCTGATGCAAGATGAGAGAGAAGTCCATTTGCATGAAGCAAATCATATGTCCGAGGGTAAGTGGGGAAAGGTTCACACCTGAAGATTAATCACAAATAACCAAATCTTAAAAATGACACTTGTACTCTAGTGaaaagaaaatttaaagatCAAATTCCGAAATGGATCTTCTTTCAACTTGATTCTGCAATAATCCAAGTGAAGTAGTTTTTACTTTTAAGCCATCAGATGAAGTATATGCATGCATGCTTGCTACATTCTATCTCCAAACTCAGTCTCAATAGGGAAAACCAAATTAAGAATGGTAAAGGTGCGTTCAATAAAACTTACTAAATTTCAGCATTGAAGGTGACACAAATTGATgtttgaaaatatatatttatgagTTGAACACGTATGAAGGATACTGGTGACTATTTTAATTTCTCAATGCATCAAAGGGGCTGAAATGAAATTACAAGCTTATTCTCCTCTATGGTCTGAGAGAAGTTAGAGAAAACAAACGGACGAACAATAGGAGGAATATAGTCAAATATCTTTAGAGGACAGGGGAGGGATTGGCCGAACTTTGCAAGGGAATCAAGAGTGTTTCCCTCTCGGTGGACATGAGTCGAACGCCCTCAGCCTGTCTGAGAAGCTCCTTGAACTCTGTGATCAAAGGATAGCAAGGATGTCTGTCAATGCAACCCATATAGGAAATACGCTGCACTGCTTGAGTCTGTCTCAATCAGGATTTCCTTGAAGCCtctttaaaaagtaaaatgagGCTACATTAACCAAAACGAGTGACACCaacaattttattaaataagtaGAGTAACTCCATTAAGAAGGGGAGCCTTAGCGCAACGGTTGGAGCTGCTGCCATGTGACTGATTTAGGTCACGGGGTTCAAATTGTGGAGTCAATCTCTTGCGCAAGTACAAGTTAAGACTGCCTGAAAGGGATCCACAATAGGTCCAAACCTTCCCAGGACCCCACCATGGCGGGAGCTTTAAAGTACCACGGTGAATTACTCCATAAAGCATTTAGTGAGCTTCCATTTGCTAAATATTTTCAACTGTCTTGAATTCATTTTTTGGGTATGAATTATACAAACACTACTAACTCATTGGACTTTTTCATATTCAGCAGTCAAAAGTCTTGAACTGCACACTTCTTCAAGCTATCAATATAAAAACAGTTTCTCTAGCCGCTAGAATACACTTCTCTGCTGTATGCTCCAAGAGTGTGCTAAGGAAAATGTACGCTATATATACATTAATCAggacttaattatattattatcatGTTCATTAGCCTGACAGCCAATCAATTATATAAAAACTTTTACTAGGACCCCCAACAACTTGCTTGGACTAAGAATATAGAGAAACTTACCAGTCATGCATAACACCAACAAAACCTCTATCTAATATAAGAGGAAGTGAATTAGAAGCCTTAGCAGGAACAACGTTCATGACCCAAACTGACTTTTTCTCTTCCAAGAGGGCAGTGTTCAAGCCCCCATATTTAGAACTCATGTCCATCACATTGCGTAACATGTTAAATGGAGGTAGTGGATCTTCATCTCCTGGTCTCTTTGGATGGTCAGAGAATATTAGTGGTGTAAGCAAAGACCAGTAATTCTTGAGAGCTGATCTCCAGACTTCTAAGTCCTCAAAATAATCTTCAGGCTGAACTCCTGCTATAATAGAGACAGGTCAATAATGAAAAGGCAACACAGTACAAGATGGGAATGAGGTTAGAAAGAGGTGAAGTAAATAACCAGAAAGGAACTACAAATAATACTTTCCATTAGTTCTAAGCTCATCCGAACTCAGTTCAGATCCAGAGGATCTGTTCTGTATTGCAATCCAACGCTTGCTTGAGGTCCCACTTATACATGATACAAGAGGTTGATAATATGCCTCAGCATTATCACCTTCTTTGCATAGTGGTATAGAATTCTTCTTTCTACAGTGTAAAGAAACATGTCACTAATAGTCTGAAGTAGTTGCCAGAAACAAACAGTTAATAGACAATACCAACATTCCAAATTAATAATTATCCTTACCGAAATGCATAGCAATCAACATCAGCAGTCTTCTGCCAGATGAATGTCTCATCTTGCTGAGCTAGAATAGTCCAACAGAGTTGCTCAGTCAGCTCTTCAATTGGCATCAACATGTTTCTCTTTTTCAATCGTAAAGAACTTTCATGCGGCCTAACTGTGGGCAAGGTTAAAACAAAGTATCCTCCAGGTTGAAGAACACGATCAATTTCTATAAGGAACATTCCATCTGTTGGATGAGTTAATGTTAGAGAGCAGTAAGAAAGACAGCACTTCATACATAAACTAACTGTTATGTTATAGGATAAGGACAACAAGGAAGGAAGAGGATGTGAATTATTTCAGAAACTCCACAGAGAAGTCTATTGCCAAGGAAGCAAAGATGATACTTAATGCCTCATAATAGAAACATAATACCTTCTTCATCCCAAATGATGCCACACTCAGCACAGTGAACCATGTCATATGATAATGAAGGATATGGAAGCTGTCTAGCAATAAAGTTGCCAAGCATAGCAGGAAGGCCTCTCTCAAGGGACAACTGAACCTGGCTGCCTGTTGCTTCGTAGGCTGCAATGCAAACCGCCATTACTTTCAGGGATAACAAATGAGCTCCAAAGCTACCAAATCCACAATTAATGTCCAGTATGGTGCGAACCTGCATAATGTGATGAATATATATTAGCAACACACATTATACTACAAAAACAATGTAGTTCTCAACGAGAACTGAAACGAAACTTGTGAATGATGTTATATGTAAGACTTACACCAGCCTGAGGAAATTCAGTGTCACTTCCCAACCCTATCATCTCAGCAATTTGGTGAGAATAATCTTTCACACCATCATAGATCAGTCCATCCTCCGACTGAAAAGCAAATTGATTATCTTCTAGTAGCATTAACCTACATAATGGATTGCAAAATTTTAGAAGTATGGAAACCATAACCATCAATTGATAAACACCATGCACAAGCTGCACTACTTGCTTTCGACTCGGTCAATTGTTACAGATTACAGTCTAAAGGGGTACCTTTTGGTCATACTTCCAGATGACAGGAATTGGTTTTTGGTTATCTTGACATTCCCACTCCATATGATATCCCTTCCAGTTGGCCACCTCAAGGGAATTTTATACTCCTTCGGAGGGCGAACCAAACACCTCTCTTGTTCAACCAACAGCTCGCAATGCCGGTCGAACTCATGCCCGTCCTTAAACCCGGCCAACAAATTGGCAGACACATTGTAGCAAGGCACGAAATTCTCCCTTTCCTTTCCACAAAGGCCAAGCTCCCCTTGTCCACCAGACACACCCTTTTCCACAGCCCTCAACTCCAAATAATCAACCGCAGCCTGCTCCTTAACCCTCCCATGGCTCGTGTATATCAGAGACGCGGGAACACCGCGTAACGGCACAGGATCAACAACATTCCGCGAAGAACCTAACACGAGAATCAGCGCGATAAGGCTTACGAAGCACACGAATAACCAGCTCAATGAGGGTCTTCTAATGCCAAGAATAATGTGCAATTTGTTGAACCAGGACCTTCTCATGTCCAAATCTaaatgaatttatattttctatatTCCACCAATCCAAGGCTCTAAGAACAGCAGAGGGAAAACTCCAAAAGTGATCATAACATGAGAGAGGATGATTCTACACGtgttaccaccaccaccatgaacCCTTACTATCGATGCAGGCattgaaatttgaaacaaaCAATAGCTCCTCACACCGATTCTGAATCGAACGAACGAACGAAATTATCACTCACAGAATCGATTCAGATCGCTTGTAACAGAAATGGAAAAGCGATTCACAGAATCAAACAATGCAAACGTTTCTGATTAACAGGAATCGGATCAGAGCGGTGAATGCAGTTGCAGTGCAATGGGgaatttagggtttaggttggTTGGAGAAGCGAGTTGAGTTAGTTAAGAATGAAAGAAGGGAAGTTGGGTCCAGTTTCCTTGTAACGTTATTGCGTGTGGCTTTGTTGTTTATGGCAACAAT from Lotus japonicus ecotype B-129 chromosome 2, LjGifu_v1.2 includes:
- the LOC130739753 gene encoding putative pentatricopeptide repeat-containing protein At1g26500; translated protein: MLLRRTATALLSPNIIAVQLLRRHLSTNPVSPVNPDELLRVCTVLYQQQNSPEPRFRSKLAACEFGLTHEFFLQVCNKFPYSWRPVHRFFLYTQQHPTFTHTPISFNKMLDVVGKSRNIDLFWELLSDIARRRFATDRTFVIALRTLGGARELKKCVEVFHLMNSNGYGYNLETLNKVVDAMCGYKLVEEAKYVVLKLKEWVKPDGVCYKHLIRGFCDKGDLIEASKIWNLMADEGFEPDVEAVEKMMETLFKVNQGGEALKLFETMRLKRMDELGLSTYRLVIKWMCNKGMMSQAQKVFEEMRERGIQIDNLTLGSVVYGLLAKHRVREAYQIVDRIGVMDISVYHGLIKGLLKLRRAGEATQVFREMIKRGCEPTMHTYIMLLQGHLGRRGRKGTDPLVNFDTIFVGGLVKVGKAREYIKYVERVMNRGLEVPRFDYNKFLHYFSNEEGVLMFEEMGKKLREVGLVDLADILERYGQKMATRDRRRNRCPITEDSND
- the LOC130739751 gene encoding probable methyltransferase PMT4, encoding MRRSWFNKLHIILGIRRPSLSWLFVCFVSLIALILVLGSSRNVVDPVPLRGVPASLIYTSHGRVKEQAAVDYLELRAVEKGVSGGQGELGLCGKERENFVPCYNVSANLLAGFKDGHEFDRHCELLVEQERCLVRPPKEYKIPLRWPTGRDIIWSGNVKITKNQFLSSGSMTKRLMLLEDNQFAFQSEDGLIYDGVKDYSHQIAEMIGLGSDTEFPQAGVRTILDINCGFGSFGAHLLSLKVMAVCIAAYEATGSQVQLSLERGLPAMLGNFIARQLPYPSLSYDMVHCAECGIIWDEEDGMFLIEIDRVLQPGGYFVLTLPTVRPHESSLRLKKRNMLMPIEELTEQLCWTILAQQDETFIWQKTADVDCYAFRKKNSIPLCKEGDNAEAYYQPLVSCISGTSSKRWIAIQNRSSGSELSSDELRTNGVQPEDYFEDLEVWRSALKNYWSLLTPLIFSDHPKRPGDEDPLPPFNMLRNVMDMSSKYGGLNTALLEEKKSVWVMNVVPAKASNSLPLILDRGFVGVMHDWCEPFPTYPRTYDLLHANGLLSHLASERCSMINLFLEMDRILRPEGWVILSDNVGAIEMARTLAAQVSWEARLIDLQNGSDQRLLVCQKPFLKK